The genomic stretch CTCTTTGTTCTCCCCTCCTAAGGAGCGTGACGGACTGTACCTTAGACTCCTTGAAGTGAAATGAACATTTCTTATGACTATGAAccatttttcaaagctgaaattctTCCAATAAGACAAAGTGTTTTATCTTTGTTGTGTTCATGCCAAGTCAAACATTTTAGAAGAACAACTCCAGACTGAATTAGAAAGCCACTGAGTATGCCAACTACTgaattattaaaggaaaaaaaaatcaggatagTATCTGACCACCCTGTGTCCCTTCAGACCAAAATACACACTTCTGAGCACGTAAGAGGACAGCACAAAAAGATGGTTAAGGTAAAAATTTATCTTGTGTGTGTAACTGGATTAAATCCCATATATCGCACAAAATGTGTATACTAATAATATGTAAGCCCCACCACAAATTACTCAAGGAATTGGGTGGAAATGGCAGGTTTGGCTAGAGAACCCTTGGTGGTGTGTGCAGTGCTGAATTCAGGAATCTACCGTGCACCCATCTGTAACTAAGGGATCATGCCTAAAAACTGACACATCTGAGGAATGCAAGGCTGTCTTTATTCCAATATCCAATTCattatgaaaatactgaatgaTGCACTACACCTAAAGGAAATCCCACTTAATAGCTCTTTCCAGTTTGACTGTAAAATGCTGGTCACTGCTTTTAAAGCACAGCATTTCAAACCGCTGTGACTTCATCCTTTTAACAATTTCAGCTGAGTAACTGTTTGTCTGCTTATGTGAATGTCAAGTGGAGCTATGTAAAATGCCTTATTAATGTCACAGAGAAACACTCCCACTCTGCTAGGCCAGTTGTTTTGCCAAAAAACTAAATCTCCTGGATTTGATCAGATTATTTCTGACAAATCTGTATCAGCTTTGCTTACTCTCCTTTTACCTCTGGCTGTCTACAAGTCAATCACTTAATAACTTACTCCGACATTGTTCTAGGCAGCAAAGATGGGCAGGCTTCTAATATGTAACGTGCCAGCTACATCTCTTCTCCCCTTTTCACAGATTGTACTCTGTGTGCCCTTTGATTCCCTGCTTCCTGCCTCCCAACTGTATGTTTACCAATTCTCTTTGCAATTTGTCATTTGCTTGGGTAGTTTGTGATGTTCTCTGGTGAAAACGCTACCAAATTCTGCAGATCTGCCTACCTTTAAACACACTTCAACACACTTTGgcactttctttaaaatattatttccttaagTGTCCTTTGACACCTTTGACACTTTCCTAATTCTGGCCTGTGTTCCCTCTATCTTGGTCATTTGAATTTTGTAAATGATCTGGTCACAATCTTTTCCCCTGCCCCAAAGTCAGGAACATATTTCAGCCTTCCCTTTCTTGAGATCTATCTGTTTGTAATTTTGTAAATGCCCATCACTGCTGCTGTGCTACTCTCACTTCTTCCATCTGCTGGAAACAGAAAGTCTgttatttcattaatataaaTTGCCTTTCACCATCAAATTCAGAGGTTTCCAGACAATCATAATGGGGGTAACAATGCTCATTAAAGACtaattttctatgttttcaatttggttttttaaaatgattaaattattaatgaataaaatacTCTCTCTCAAATATTAGGAGatctttttcttgatttttacaCAACCTGAATGGCAAAATCTGAACATTTAGCATTCTTACTCTTCTTTGTGAAAGGAAGTACAAGAGATTGGATCTTGAATGTaaacattttgtaataaaagctgcattttgggTGgatctttcatgttttctgatGGAGATTGTGGAAGAGTCTGGCATTATATTTAATGGTAATGTGGCATTGTATGAACATGACAGGTAACCCCCCTTTGAGATGCTCTTCCCTAAGaattacaaaagcaaatattcagtGCTCCCAGCTAACTGAATCCAATCTAAGCCATTCCCAGGTATCACGACAAACGCTGTTGCAATGGATTGACACTTGACACTGCTAAAACCATAGTTTAACAGAGTTTGAACGATCCAAAGCCAATAATCTATCAGTTAATTGGGATGTGAGGGTGAATATTTTGCTTGCATATAAGGAAGGGATGGTTAGGATGTCAACTGAGTGACTACCTGTTTGAAAGGCAGAGCACACACTCGTTTGAGTAGGTTTCTCCGTCGGTCCCACAAACTGGATTGTAGTCCCTTGGACATCCAGGCACGCCATACTTGTGGCAGGCAGGCTAGGGAAGATAGGTATATCAGAAGACTAAGACAGACCATGTGAAACACATCTCTTGAACCCTTTCAGATCAGCAGCTTCTGATCTCAGAGCTTCTGAAGAATACTGGCACGCTCGTGCACAGAAAGAAGCATCCAACGGGAGCTGGCACAGCATTATCAAGAGCCACATTATCTTTCATGGGAATTTATCGCTTGAGGCTTGGCTTCTACTGCCTGGCACAGCTTCAGCTGTGGTGTCAGGACATACGCGTGCTACAAAACGCAGCTCCTTCCAGTGTCTTAAAGTCAGTGGGACACAGGGACGGCGGGTCCCCATGCAGGGCACCCACAGATGGAGCTGGTAAGAGATGGGAATCACCAGGGCGTGCGTGCTGCAGCCCTTAGCAGGCGGGTGCGAGGCTCCCGGGGTCCCTCAGCTGTGGCGAGGGACCGTCTGGGCCATGTCCGGGGGCTGAGCAGGGGTACCGGAGGGGTGGCCTGGCTCAGCCCCGGAGCTCCAGAGCCAGGGCCGGGCACTCCTGCCCGGCGTCAGGCCCGGGGCGCTGGGGAAGGGGCCGCCTTGCACCGGGAGGTCTGGATGGCCGCATGGAGGGCAGGCGGGATGGTCCTTCCCGGGGATGACGGGGAGGCCGCACTCACCGGGACGCTGGCGACGGCGCCGGGACACGAGAGGAGCCCTGTGGAGAGCAACCGGCGTTAACGGCGTCCGGTCCCGCCCGGATTCCCCCCGACCGACCGGTGTTCGGCACTGTCCGGTTCTCCACCCTGCCCCCGGATGGCTGATGCCCGCTACCGGCTTAGATTCCGCGGCCGCTCCCCCCACGCCAGCCGGTGCCCGGTACCGGTTCAGGTTTCCCCTTCCCTGGGCCGGGACCGGTCGGGGCACGGTACGGGCCCGCTTCCCCGGCACCggctctctccctctccccctcccgcTCCCGGCACTGCCCGGCGTCCGGTACCGGcgaggagggcaggcagcagcaccagcaccggCACCACCATGTCCGCAAACGGAGCAACGGCAGCAGGCGGTGGCGGGTCGCGCGCCGCCGGGGCTCAACGGCCGCGGTGAGGCGCGGGGGCGGCACGGCGGGGAGCGCCgggcgctggggctgggaggagctTGGGGGGGACAAGGGTGCACTTGGATGCCACGGAGGGGACCCGGGGGTTGAGGAACCGTGGGGCACCCACGGGAGTGGGAAGGCCCCGGGACAtagagcagagagggagggagggagggagaaggaccCGCCGCGGGGAGCGGTGGCAGCCGTGGGGCTGGAGGCACCGGGAGATGTGGGGAGGGATGTGCTGTCGTCTCATCTGTgggcttggggagggggcaggcaCCTCCAGAGGCACCTCCGGGGGTGGACAAGGGATGGGGACCCTCCCTTTTGGTGCTGGGGGATGTGGGGTTAAGGTGCCCGAAGGCTGGCCTTGGCAAGCAAGTCTGTGCCTGCCCTACCAGTAGGTCCCCATGGGGTCACTTATCCCTGCCATTTGCGTGGGGAACCCCCAAAACATCCAGTAGTCAGCAACTAATCAAGCTCCACTTCTGCTTAGCGTAGAGCAGTGCAGGGACATTACCAGGACAAGCCCACAGGATGAAAAGCTTTAACgtcagggctgggcaggggggcagcAGAGTTAATGGTGGGCGCCCTGCTGTAATTTCAGCATTCCCCAGGCTTCCCTGCTTGACTTCACCTCATTAGAGTTGCGCTTTGATTGCAGAGTGTCTTGGACAACACGGGGAAGTTGGAAATATGTGTGCAGTGCCATGTGGCTGTTAAGGTCATAGCTCCTGTCTCGTCAGAAAGTGACATAAGATGACTTGTGCTGAGCTATGAGTGTGTTCCTGccaagaggaagggaaaattaACACAGCCCCAGCAAGAAAGCCAACCTGCCTGCATCCAAAGTCATGGGAATCCAGGCCAGCGGGAGGCTGGAAAGGCTTGGCGTGTGTCCTGCCAGCATGACTGGGTGTCTCGGCAGCGCTGCTCTCCGAAGAGTGTCTTGTCTGTTAGTTGCTGGTAACAGTGGTTAGCTTAGCAGAGCCCAGAGGTTAGATTTACACAGGGTCTGGCTCTGGAATTGTTTTCATGCAGTTTCCTGAAATCTAGGGTATGGGCTTCTTGTAAAATGGCCTATGCTTGTGTATGTGAGCTGGGGTTTAGACCCATCAAGTGTTTTGATGTGTCCCATATAGGTACATACACAGGCATCACACACATCCTTCTTGTCTCTGTGTCAGCCTCCAAGTCCCTCCAAGCatggcttttcttctcctgtgtgTTTCTGACAGTATGCCCTGCCCACATGGCATCAAAGAGAGGTTATTTTATTATCTGCTCAATATGTTCTTATTCCTCCAGGTAACCTCTGCAAATTGATTGCAGTGTTAGATTTCCATTCAGAGCACACCTTTGAAATTACTACCCATCACAAGGGATGTTTTATGCAAAAGCCTCCGGCTTGGATATTTTAAGCAAGATGCCTAATCAGAATGTTTTGTGGCTGGTGAAGCATGTAGAGGgatatttctttctgcttgatctccttccccagctttgCCCAAGTTTTTGCCCCAGCTTTGCCTGCTAAGCCATTTGAGAAGAGGGCATCTTTTTGTTACCTTGTTATAGGTGGGGTGGTTGCTGGATTTCCCATCCTTGGGGGATCTTTAGGTCCCAGAGAGATTTCCTTGGGAGAAGGAGCATCAGGGGGTTAAATACTGGAGAGTTAGGCTGGCGCGGGTTTCCTTGCTTCTTGAAGGTGtgattttttcaaaggaaaaggtgCCAGCTGAAGGTGAAGAAAGCAGAACGAGGGGTAGGAGTTATCTCTTAAGTTGTTCATTTCTTAAGTTCATGTCACTAAACAGTTAAGTGCAAAGCTCTTGCAGAGCTGtgtttgcacaggaaaaaaaccaagcgCAACAAACGAAGTAAGAGCTCAATGTCCCAGCTGTTGGTAGCCCAGACAAGCTTTCTCCTAAACAACTCCAGCACAGCAAGCACAGGATGGATATGTACTGTCATCATGTCACCTAACAGAAtagctgcccccccccccaaaacattCTCCACACTAATGTATTTTCCAATGAGTTAATTACGTGCTCATCAATTTGTTGCACTTGAGCCCAGATAAACAAGGCGAATGGGATCACTTTGCTTTAATATTGCTTCAGATGTTTCCCTGTGATGGTAACATGAACTCATTCGCAGCCGTGCCTTCTGTCCCGGATGCTTCCTCTTGACGttgcagaaaaaatatgaaaaaacaatCTGTAGGTGTTTTATTAACTCCCAACGTGACACTCATGTTTTAACTTGGTGCCAGTCCAGCCTCCTCAGCgctgaaagtattttgtttcacttgttTAAATTCTTTCGACTGAGAGTATTTAACTTTGCCTTCTTCGAAGAAAATTTTAGAGACAGGTCTTTAGACAagggaagatgaaagaaatgagattttaaacagaagaaaagataactTGCACAACTTTTCTTCTGGCAAGATGGAGTATCTATTACAAAATACCCATTTTCTTCCGTAAATTATTAAGAACTGGAGGCAAGGAAGAGGATAATTATGCAGAGGGCTTCTTAATGGCCTTTGTATCCTGTTAACACATTTCTGATATGAATGCTGagtcactggaaaagaaaattgcagaatTATTTGCATATCTCCTAGAAGTTATCTTTTGTTAACATCAGGTAGCTGATTAATAAACATGGAAGATAATAATGATCCTAGCGTATAGGCTGCAGGGAGCAATACATAATTAGAAGTTACACCCCTACAGAGAAAGTATGTTTCTGCCTTATGCTTAGCAGAATAACCCTCTGTGCTTGGAAGCTAGAATTTATTTGAACTTCAGTCACTTTTCTAAGTATTCTAATCTATGTGActccctgaaagaaaaaaattcctttagtGACTTTATATGTACTTCATATTCTTCTGCTGCCCAGTGGTTAGGTACTAGCAAGGTTGTGACCCAAGACACAGAGATTTTGTGACTGAAAGACATTAAGAGCAGCAGAATTGACTAAGGGCAGGTTTCACAACAGAAGTGCATGCCTGTGTCCTTCTCTTGGAGTAAAGTGCTATGTGTGAGAGTCTATGTTTTGCCTGGAGAACCAAGCGCATAGTTCAGAGCCTCAAGTTCACCTAAGAAGAAAGTGATAGTATAGAAAGGAGTGACTGAGTATTTACGACTGCTTCCAGCAGGGCTGGTCTGTAGTCTGGCtgtgtcttg from Balearica regulorum gibbericeps isolate bBalReg1 chromosome 4, bBalReg1.pri, whole genome shotgun sequence encodes the following:
- the SPINK2 gene encoding serine protease inhibitor Kazal-type 2 gives rise to the protein MVVPVLVLLPALLAGLLSCPGAVASVPPACHKYGVPGCPRDYNPVCGTDGETYSNECVLCLSNSENKKDVQIFKMGRC